GAAGGCCGGCAGGTGGGAGCCCTGGGAGAGCAGGACGCGGTGGGTTCGGGTGAGTTCGGGGGCTATCTGCGCGCCGGAGTTGGCGGCGCCGACGACCACGACGGTCTGGCCGGGGATCTGGGACGGGTTGTGGTACGCGCCGGTGTGGATCTGGAAGACGTCGTCGCTGAGGCCGGCGGCGAGGTCGGGGACCTTCGGCAGGCGGTAGGCGCCGGTGGCGATGATGACCTGCGGGGCCTCGTAGACGCCGCGGCTGGTCTGGAGGCGGTAGCCGTCCTCGATCGGATCGAGGGAGGTGACCTTGGTGCCGAGGTGGACAGGGAGGTCGTGCTCGCGCGCGTAGGCCTCGACGTAGTCGGCCATCTCGTCCTTGCCGGGGAAGTGGTTCTTGTTGCCGGGGAAGCGGAGGCCGGGGAGCGCGCAGTACTCGGCGATGGTGAACAGCTTCAGCGAGTCCCAGCGCCGCCGCCAGGCCTCCCCGAGACGGGTCTCCTCGTCGAGGATGACGAACGGGATACCGGCCTTCTTCAGGTAGTAGCCGGCGACGAGCCCGCTCTGGCCGCCACCGACGACGATCACCTCTGTGCGCTCAGCCATGGTCAACGCTTCCCTTCGTACGGTCGTCCAGGCCATCGTCGCGCGGTGGAGGTGAGAGGGCTGCTCAACACTGAGCACCCCGGAGACGCCGATACGCGGGGTGGCCGTGCCACCCCGCGTATCCGATGCGCAGGCGTCTAGACGATGGTCCAGCCGAGGTGCAGCTCGACGGCGCCGCCGGAGGTGGACACGAAGCCACCCTTGCCCTTGAGGCCTTCCAGCTCGCCCTTGGCGGAGCCGTCGACGACGGTCCAGTCGCCCTTGGCCTGGCCGTTGGCGAAGGTGCCGTCGATGGCGAGGACGAACGAGCCCTTGCGGCCGTTGACGGTGCCGTTGACCTCCTGGAGGCCGATGAAGCTGGCGTCGCCCTCCCCCTTGGGGTAGACGAGGAGGTACTCGGCGACGCCTTCGCCCTGGATGTCACCGTCGAAGGTGTTGGTGACGCGGGCCTTGGCGAGCGTGGCCTGGCCCTTCTCCTGCGAATAGGGCTTCTCGTCCCAGCCGGTGATCTGGTAGGTGCCCTTGCTCTGGGTCGACATACTCTCTCCTTTCCGTTGGTCGCGTCCTGTCCGCTACCCGTGGCGCACGGAGGCATGCGGCGGACGGCGGAGCACGATGCTCGTGTTGAAGCCGCCGAAGCCGAAGCTGTTGGACAGCGCGTACTCGATGTCGGCGGGCTGTGCCGCGCCTCGGACGAAGCGGCAGCCGTCGTCGATGGGCCGCCGCAGGTTCAGGTTGGGATGCACGAATCCGTCGCGGAGCTGGATGACGGACGCGACGGCCTCGACGACGCCGGCGGCGCACATGCAGTGGCCGATGAGGCCTTTGGTGGCGTTCACCCATGGTGTGCCGATGTCGTCGCCGAACACACGGGTCAGCGCACGCACCTCGATCTCGTCGCCGAGGGGTGTGGCGGTGGCGTGCGCGTTGACGTAGCCGATCTGCGCGGGTTTCACGCCGGCCATCTCCATGGCGCCGGTCATGACGGTCGCCTCGCCGTCCTCGTCGGGTTCGGGGAGGCTGGTGGCGCTCAGCTTCAGGTCGTACCCGGCGAGTTCCGCGAGGATCTCCGCGCCCCTCGCCCGCGCGGACTCCTCGCTTTCCAGGACGACGCACGCCGAGCCCTGGCCGGGGACGAACCCCTCGTGCCGTACGTCGAAGGGACGGCACCGCACGTGCTCGGGGTCGTCGGTGCCGGCTCCGGCGACGGCGCCGAGGGTCGCGAAGCCGCGTTTCTCCATCGGGGACAGGTCGGTGGTGGCGCCGACGACCAGGCACAGGTCCACGGCGCCGGCCTCGACGAGGCGGCTGCCGTTGACGATGCCGACGTTGCCGCTGGCGGAGGCGCCGCCGACGGTGTAGCCCTCGCCTTTGATGCCGAGGACCTGGCTGATCCGGCCGACGCGGTCGGTGTCCATGTACTGCAGCGCGAAGCTCGCCGGGACGTATTCGGGGTGGTCCTGGTACTTGGGGAACATCTGCTGCACGTAGCCGGAGCTGAGGTTGTGG
The window above is part of the Sphaerisporangium rubeum genome. Proteins encoded here:
- a CDS encoding flavin-containing monooxygenase is translated as MAERTEVIVVGGGQSGLVAGYYLKKAGIPFVILDEETRLGEAWRRRWDSLKLFTIAEYCALPGLRFPGNKNHFPGKDEMADYVEAYAREHDLPVHLGTKVTSLDPIEDGYRLQTSRGVYEAPQVIIATGAYRLPKVPDLAAGLSDDVFQIHTGAYHNPSQIPGQTVVVVGAANSGAQIAPELTRTHRVLLSQGSHLPAFGRKFLGKGLHWWGDKFGLISKPLIGERDRLHKKTILVGPSLKKISRKYGVELVGRTIACEGNTVRFEDGRSVETDAVVWATGFQYDYSWVHAPIHDQAGTPVQERGVTQAPGLYVLGMQCQYSYGSALIWWVKDDASYLVDQIKAYRPRHTATAGARPQRG
- a CDS encoding DUF3224 domain-containing protein, with translation MSTQSKGTYQITGWDEKPYSQEKGQATLAKARVTNTFDGDIQGEGVAEYLLVYPKGEGDASFIGLQEVNGTVNGRKGSFVLAIDGTFANGQAKGDWTVVDGSAKGELEGLKGKGGFVSTSGGAVELHLGWTIV
- a CDS encoding beta-ketoacyl synthase N-terminal-like domain-containing protein — protein: MKVVVTGMGVVCSVAGSVPEFAVALREGRCGIEPVEGDGDGGPRLAATVKDFSFPDAVAALTGLPETLRQEAVRAAHRSPEALQMDLVSAMQAYGDAGLHDTAPAADRMGIVVAGHNLSSGYVQQMFPKYQDHPEYVPASFALQYMDTDRVGRISQVLGIKGEGYTVGGASASGNVGIVNGSRLVEAGAVDLCLVVGATTDLSPMEKRGFATLGAVAGAGTDDPEHVRCRPFDVRHEGFVPGQGSACVVLESEESARARGAEILAELAGYDLKLSATSLPEPDEDGEATVMTGAMEMAGVKPAQIGYVNAHATATPLGDEIEVRALTRVFGDDIGTPWVNATKGLIGHCMCAAGVVEAVASVIQLRDGFVHPNLNLRRPIDDGCRFVRGAAQPADIEYALSNSFGFGGFNTSIVLRRPPHASVRHG